The Microbacterium sp. SORGH_AS_0862 region GAGTCCACGTGGCGATGTGGGAGCCCAAGAGCGCAGTGGACAGCCAGGCGCCTTGGGTTTGGGCGGAGCAAGCGCGCAGCGCGTTTTGGTTAGCCGCGCAACGCTGCTTGCAGTCGACGTAATCATGCCTGCGTCCAAACGAGGCGACTGTTTGAAAGGGCGGACTCCCAGCCGCCTCGTACGCCCGGCCCCACTTGGTTCACCCGCCGCGTAGCACTGCAGTAGATCGATCGAACGACGCCTGGCATCCTTGGCCCATGGGGACGGACGCTTGGCGGAACTGGCGGGACTTCGACGCTCGCGAACCTGAGAGCGAGAACGTTGACGAGGACCTGTACTCCGACCGACACTTCACCGGCAGTTCGCCCTCTCTCGGGCCATACAGCCTCTCCCTCGTATTCGGAGATGTCTCCGAGCAGCACCAAGTGGGGGTACGGCTTGCGCTCAAGCTTCACATGGCGATCCATACCGACCTCCTGCCCCAGCTACTGACGGACGGGGAGCTTGTTCCCGCGAACTCCGACTCCTATCACGGCGGCCAGATGTCAGATGAGATCGTTGCGTTGATCTCACTCCATCTGGGCGTGCGGATCCGCTCCGCTGGAACGAGTCGCTTCTCTGGACGGCATCTCGCAAACCCGAAAGCGAAGCCGTTCTACGTCGAAGTACCCTCACCCACGACACCCGGGAAGCGGGGTCGCGAGTACATCCCGGCAACCCAGACTCGGCAGCCAGACATCAGCGACCTGGCGAGGCTTCACTCATTCCCTCGGTTCGCGGAGGCCGATCAGATCGCATTGGTCCGTGCCGCCCGAGCATATGCACAAGGCTTGTGGTGGTCGAACGAGGATCCGAACCTTGCGTGGCTACAGTTCGTCACGGCGATTGAGATCGCCGCCAACCATAGCCAAAAGGTGAAGGCTCCTTCCGAGGCACTGATCCGCGAGCTATGGCCAGAGTTGTGGGCCGCGCTCGATGGAGCCGATGAGCGAGTGCGCGCGCGCGTGTGCAAGCAGGCTGCACCGCAGGCGCGAAGCACCCGGAAGTTCATCGACTTCATATCTGCCTACGCACCCCAACCGCCCCAGCATCGCCCAGCGCACGAGCAGCTCGCCTGGGACCGCATGGACGAGCACGCCAGACTCGTTTACCGTCACCGCTCCCGTGCACTACATGACGGCAAGCCATTTCCACTTCCGATGCTGGAACTCCCCCGAACGGTCGAAGACGGCTCAGTACAAGAAGTGCCACTAGGCCTGAACGCGGGTGGGCTGGGTGGCGTTTGGGACGCGTCCGAGACGCCGATGCTGCTCGCAACCTTCGAGCACATCGCGAGAGGCGCACTTGTCCGCTGGTGGGACGCCTTATCCACCAGCGACACGGCCACCCCCTCGTAGCGCGCCGACGGCACCGCTGAGCAAGTCGCTCTATGCGCCGCGGACGTTCTCGCTCGGCTCCTCGCTAAACGCGCCATCATCACCAATTGTGAGTCGTGCATCGCGGAACATCTGGAGTGCGTTCAGCGCATCGTTGCTGCGCGACACGAATCGCGCACGTTTCTCGGCGTCCACACCAAGTAGCGTGAAGGCCTGCGCTCGGACGATGAGCTTGCAAAGCTCCACCAGGGCTGTCAGTTGACGGGAGGGTGGACTGGTCTCGCGGTCCGGGTGCTTGAGGTCGTTGTTTGCATTGGCGATTGCAAGCGCAACGCCGCGACGTGACCCGATGGACGGCCAGTCGATCTCGGCCTCGTCCATGCACTTCTCGATGTGTGTGGCGATGCGTCGTTGACGTCTGTCTCCATACAAGAAGTAACCGAACCGATCGAGCGATATCGCCAGCATCATCAACTGCGGCTCTAGGAACCGGGATGCTCCGTTGAGCACTTCGACCGCGGGCTGCACGGCCTGCTCGAAGACATCGTTGCCGTTGTACAGCGCGACCCAGTCAGCGAGAGCAGACGGAGAGATTTCTCCGAGCCGTAACGGCGGGTGAGAGAAGTGCGGTGACGACGGCCGGGCCGCAGCGTGTTGAGCGACCGTCCCCTGGAACTGAACTTCAACGAAGTGTGGGTCTCTCGCAGATCCATCCATCATCCACAACGGGAACTGTTCATCTCGGAGTCGGTGCGACCGCCAGGCCAACGGCTGACCGTGGATCAAGATGAGCAGCGATCGGATTGGCCACTGGGCCGCGAGGTGGTCGAGCGGCGAGGCGCCGGCCTCGCTCTTTGTCAGAATGAACGGTTCGCTGTCGACAACACGGAAGTAGCGGCCGTTCTGGGCGGCCCACGAAACGTTCGACTTGATCGCATAGGCGTAACCATTGGCCGCCCATTCCACCGAATCGACGCTCTCGACCACAACCGTCGTGCGGTGGTGGCCGTCTGGGAAGTACTCCACGTCGTGCGTGATCGGCTCGAAGCGAGTGAACTCCTCAAGCCCATCGATCGTGGAAGCCAGTTCGTGGACGAGGTACTCATCTCGAAGCTCCCGCGGTCTCTCGAAGATTGCAACGCTCGCACGGGCGCGGCCAAGCGGATAGCCGCCTTGAGACAGGTGCGAGGCGCGCAGGCCGTTGAGGGTGACAACTCCGCTGTCGTCCATGAAGACGAGCGTCTTCGGAAGGTCTTCACCGAACCGACGAAACCAAGCATTGGCGCGCGCGAACTGAGCGTTTGGGCTATCGGGCGGTTCGCGAAGATAGGCGATGTGTATCTCGGCACCCTGCGCGGCGTCGAAGGTCAACGTCGCAGACTGAACGGGCAGTCCTGTCTCCATCGACGCGTCGATGACATGCCCTACGCGGACGCGTCCCGGCTCCAAAGTGTTTCCCACTTCATGACCTCAGCTCAGTGTGCACGCGCCGCAGCTCCATCTCGTCCGAAAGCTAGTACGAAACCCTGCACGAAGTGCGACGTGTCGTGCTATCTCCGCAGACCTGATCGTGCCTCGACGTTTCGGCCGATCCAGCCGAAGAAGCGAACGATAAGGACGATCAGAACCGCGAGCAGCGCAACCATCATGATCAGGATCGCGGTTACCCCCCACGGAAGATATGCCTGTCGATCGAACGCGTAGATGATCAGGCTGACGATCAGCAACAAGACGCCCAGCAGAAGCGTGGCGGAGGCGACTAGAAGCGGGGTCACACGCCATTTCTTGCGTGAGGTCGCGATGGCAGAAGCTGCCGCGGTGAGGACCACTGGTAGCACGTTAACGCCCAGCAAGACGTGATTGGGCTGCACGCTTGGAACCCCGTCAACGATCACTCGCGCTGTCGACGCGAAACGCCTGTGGAGCAGGGCAGGGCGGATGATCAGCTTGTCCGGCTGTTCCACCTCTAGGTGCACTTCAGCAGAAGGCTCCGCGGAGATCGTGTCGATGATTGGGGCCCCAACCGTGAAAGTCAGCGGCTTTGCAGCGTCGAAAGACTGCGAATCGATGTCGCCGCGACCATCTGACCACACCGTCAGCGCGACGATCTGAGGGTTACTCACAGGTTGTCCATCGAGAAGCACCTGTAGCGAACCTTTGGTCGGCAGGCCCTCACTCAAGAGCGGCGTCACTTCGACCCGGTACCGCAACTGTCGCTTCGGATTGGACTTTCGGTAGGTCCAGACCGGCACGATAATGGCTACTGCAACGCCGATGATGCCGACGACAAGTTCCAACCCCATGGGGGAAGTATGTCAGTCAACGCATCCCACACATGGCAACAGCCGCACCCGATGAGAACATGACTTTCACGTCTTCGGGCGGCCGGCGGCAAACGTCGCCATACTGGAGCAGTGGCGATCAAGTCGACCGATCGAAAGATCTTGTGGGGTCGCGCTGGAAACAGGTGCGCATGGCCCGGCTGTGAGCAGCGTTTGACTGTGGATCTCCGCACTCCGGAGATGCTCGTGCTGCAGTCGCATGGCGTTGCGCTGGGAGAGGAAGCGCACATCCGGTCACCAAAGAGGGGTGGCCCCCGTCACGACCCGCGCTATCCGCCCGAACAGCTAGACACCTATGCAAACCTCGTGTTGCTCTGCCCCACGCATCACGCCGTTGTCGACAAGGACAATGGCCGGGCTTGGTCCATCGATGAGCTGCTGGCGCTGAAAGCCAGTCATGAATCGCGGGTTGATGGCGCAGACGGGCGCAGCCATCTTGAGCAGCAGGAAGACGAACTGCTCTCCGCTCGACTGGAGTTGTGGGAGCAGCGCGCGAGCCTCGAAGGTTGGCAGGACTTCACTTATGGGCTGAATGACGTGTTCCCGCATATGAGCACAGACACACAACGATCGCTGTTCGATCTCGGCACCTGGCTGCTGTCACTCACGTGGCCCGACCGATATCCGAAGATCCGAGACGCCTTCAAGAACTACGAGGGCGTGCTGGCTATACTCCTGGAGCACTTTGTCAAGGCCGGTGACAGAGTTGGTGAGCGGATCGGGATATCGCGGGATTACGTGAACATTCCGTGGGATCCACCGCGATATAAAGAACTGAAGCGCACGTTTGACCTGCACTGCGAAACTGCCTGGTGGCTAACAATCGAGCTGACACGTGCGGTAAATCTTGTAATCAGCGCCATCCGGTCCGAATTCGATCCCCTATACCGATTCTCCGAGGGCATGGTGCTCATGGCGGAAGGGGACATGATTGTCCGAAACGATGTATATCGAGTCGAATACGAGAATGTTGATTGGCGCGAGATTCCGTACAGAAGGAGCCGCGACGATGTGCTCGAGTCCATCTCGGCCGCAATGCTCACCGGAGGGGTGGTCAACCTGTGGGAAATCGAGGTCCCAACCAAGGCTTGACTCCCAGAGGCGCGTGCCTCCGCCCCGATCCCGCGTAGCCGCTTCAACTCCACAGACGCACAGCATCACGATCAGCCTGCGCGAGCGTCTCACCGGTGGACTGGGCAGCGCTCACTGCCGATCTCAGGGCACCATTCAGCGACCTGAGCGACTCAGCCCATTCACGTTGCGCGCGGTCGTACGCGTCTAGAGCCGCCCCACTCCAGTTCCCGCGAAGGATCGAGACCTCACCCTCGAGTTCCCCAAGGACATCTTCAAGCGAGCTCGCCGCCCGCGCGAGCACATCGACCATTTCGGCATGCCGGCCGGGATCGAAGGAGAGGCTCATTGCTGCTCCAGCTGCTCGTCGATAAGACTCTTCGCGTCTCCCGGCACGCATCGAGCGCTGCCGCTGATCCCGTAGAGCCCCGGTGCGGTGTGGAACGCGATGGCGTCAGTGGCTCCTCCAGTGGCGTAGACGGAGTAATTCGGTTCGCTGACGATACGCACTTGCATTCCCAGGGACTCCCAGTAGTCCGCGACCTTCTGCGCGTTCGCGGCATGATCAGTCAGCGGCTCGCGCCCGTACGCCCAATCGGTGCTCGCGCCCTCCGCGCCGTCGGCTGAGCAGGAAGACCAGCCGGGAGGACCGATCTCAGCCCATCCGTCGGGCGCGACGACTGTGGCAGTGTCCTTCACGAGCGTGAGGAAGGCCTCTCGGGACTCTTTCGGAGTCATCTCATCTCCTGCGTTGCTACCACACGCGGTCAAAGAGAGCGCGACGACGAAGGAGATGGCGGCGACAGTCGCCCTCAATAGGCCTGGTCTGCGCATCGCTATCCTCGTCCTCTTACTCCCGGCGGCCGGTTCGCGGCGGGTTCCTCGGGCGTGATCGAATCGCCTTGTCCCGTGGTCGCCAGCGCAATGTTGCGCAGGGACTCGGTACCAGAGTCAAGATAGCCGGTGCCGCCAGAGGTGTGCGTGGCGTGATCGTTGACTCCCTTGAGACCGTCGCTACCGTCAACGCTGAAGACCTCTGCGCCGAAACCAGCGTCGACGGGGTTCACCGGATGCTCCCAACTCAAGCGACCGAACCACGCCCATGCGTCGCCAGTACCGGGGAGGATGGCCGGTGAGTTCGTTGCCTGACCCGCGAACACCCGGTCCGCGTTGACGTCGGCTGCTTCATTGATCTGAATCGGCAACCCAGCCGATCCCATCGTCACGTACGTATCGACCGGACGGGCGATCTCCGTGAGCGCGATAGAGGACGTCGTCGTACCGTACGAATGGCCAGCAACGTTCACCGTTGCGTCGCCGCGCGTGGCCTGCACTCCGACGATGCTGGACTCCAACCGAGTTGCGCCAGCTTCCGCGAGGCCGTTGAACATCACTTGCTCGCCACCCATCGGCGGAGTCTCATATCCAATCCAGGCGATGACCGAGTGAGTGCGCGAAGGGTCGACGAAGGCCTGCTCGTATTGCAGGTTCTGTGCCGACTGCGCCCACTCGCTCATGTTCGTCGTTTGGGCACCCATTCCCGGGACAGTGAAGGTGATGTTCGCCGCACCGTCCGGATTGCCGATGGCGATCGCGGCGAGGGGCGGGGTATCACCCGTGAGCGATACCAAGAAACGATCCGGAAGCTCGGAGGCTCGATTGACATCCGTCAGTGCATCAACGCGAGTCTGCAGCTCCTGAAGGCGGTCGTAATACTCCTTGACGCCGATACGTTCACCGACCGGCGGGCGATTCTCCTGAGCCGTCTCCAGATCCTTCTTCGCTGCGGCGAGTTGATCGTCCAGATAAAGCTTGTTCGCCGTGTTCCGGTCGGTGTAGCTGACGCCCTCGAGATTGCCGATGACCGCCGGAATCAAGTTGATGAGCGCTTCGCGCTGCGGATCACCGAAGGCGTTCCACCACCTGTTGACTCCAGCAGCTCCGGCCTGAGCAACGAGGTTGGCGATCTCTGGACGCAGCGCGAGCACCGTCGTCATCTCCGCGGCGGTCAATCCCGACAGCAGCACGAGTGCCTCATCGGGAGTCGATGTGACCTTGCCAAGCGCATCCCAGACGTCTTCTCCGAGCTGGGGCTCTTTGGCGGCCTCACGAAGGCTTGCGGCCGCGCTGTCACCCGCGGCGGCGACGCGCGCGCGGGCATCGGCGAGGATCTGCTGGGCGCGCGCCTTGTCGGGGGCGCCTGCTTGGATTGCCTCGCCACGTCCGCCGTTCGGGAACGGTACAGAGAGCTTGGCGTCCGTCGCCGCTTGCCCTTCCTCCCACGCGTCAATGGCGGTCTCCGCTTGGAGTTGCGCCCAGCGGAGTACGGATGCATACCCGATGAGCGCCTGTACCGCCGCGCCGTACACGTCGGAGAGCAGAATCCATCGAGAGCCGACCGACTGAACCCGCGACTCGAACGCGTCTGCGCTATTCCCCGTCCAGCCCTCAGGAGCGGGGAAGCGTCGAAGAGACACACCAGTCTCCTCCGCTAAAGACGCTCGCCGCTGCCACGTCGCCGCGAGATCTTCGACGCTCTCGGGCGAACCCGGAATCAGTTGCCGCGGATCGAATGTCTGACCGAGTTCTGCCATCAGAACATCCCCGGATTGACGCGCTGAGTAGAGCTCGCGGCGTCGTCGTCGGCGCTCTCGAAGATCGTCGCAGTGCGCCTCAAACCCTGTGCAACAGCGACCGTGGTCTGTCGGCGCGCTCTCCAACTCGACGAAGTCTGCTGTTCGAACTCGGAAATCGCAGACGCCAGCGCATCATGACCGGCATCCACACAGGTCCCCGTGGGCGCCGCTGCAACGCTGTCCGCCAGCTGCTCCACCGACGTCGACGCAGCGCGAAGCGCATCTGGATCGACGGTGTACGCGGACATAGAAAAAGGGTAGAACGATGCCTCTAGATCCCGCGCGGCACGGCGTTTGCGCTGTGGAAAAGCACCCGGCGATTCACCCTGAGAGGGTCACTTCCGGGTGCTCATCCACGCATAGTTGGGATTACTGCGCGGCGTCGTACGCCTCAAGAACAGCGGCCGGGACGCGTCCGCGAGCGCTCACTTCGTAGCCATTGACGGCTGCCCACTCGCGCACAGCCCCGAGGTCTCGGCTGTCCTTCTTCGCCGCGCGCCCACGCGTCGAGGTGCTGCGGGAAGCGCTCC contains the following coding sequences:
- a CDS encoding WXG100 family type VII secretion target, which gives rise to MSLSFDPGRHAEMVDVLARAASSLEDVLGELEGEVSILRGNWSGAALDAYDRAQREWAESLRSLNGALRSAVSAAQSTGETLAQADRDAVRLWS
- a CDS encoding alpha/beta hydrolase, with the protein product MAELGQTFDPRQLIPGSPESVEDLAATWQRRASLAEETGVSLRRFPAPEGWTGNSADAFESRVQSVGSRWILLSDVYGAAVQALIGYASVLRWAQLQAETAIDAWEEGQAATDAKLSVPFPNGGRGEAIQAGAPDKARAQQILADARARVAAAGDSAAASLREAAKEPQLGEDVWDALGKVTSTPDEALVLLSGLTAAEMTTVLALRPEIANLVAQAGAAGVNRWWNAFGDPQREALINLIPAVIGNLEGVSYTDRNTANKLYLDDQLAAAKKDLETAQENRPPVGERIGVKEYYDRLQELQTRVDALTDVNRASELPDRFLVSLTGDTPPLAAIAIGNPDGAANITFTVPGMGAQTTNMSEWAQSAQNLQYEQAFVDPSRTHSVIAWIGYETPPMGGEQVMFNGLAEAGATRLESSIVGVQATRGDATVNVAGHSYGTTTSSIALTEIARPVDTYVTMGSAGLPIQINEAADVNADRVFAGQATNSPAILPGTGDAWAWFGRLSWEHPVNPVDAGFGAEVFSVDGSDGLKGVNDHATHTSGGTGYLDSGTESLRNIALATTGQGDSITPEEPAANRPPGVRGRG
- a CDS encoding type VII secretion target translates to MSAYTVDPDALRAASTSVEQLADSVAAAPTGTCVDAGHDALASAISEFEQQTSSSWRARRQTTVAVAQGLRRTATIFESADDDAASSTQRVNPGMF